Within Wyeomyia smithii strain HCP4-BCI-WySm-NY-G18 chromosome 2, ASM2978416v1, whole genome shotgun sequence, the genomic segment GCAACCGTAGCCTCCCGTTTTAATAACTTTCGTGTGCCGCTAGATTTTGTCATCATGGAAAAGGTAACCAACGATTTACCAACATGGAGTGTTGATACCCGTGACTGGAACGTACCGGAGAACGTAAACCTCGCTGACCCATCGTTCGCTTCGAAAGGTCCTATCGACATTGTTATTGGAGCTCAGGTATTTTTCGAACTTATCCGCAGAGGTCATCAGAAAATCGGAAAGGACAAGCCACTTCTACAAAATTCGGTGTTTGGTTGGTTGGTATCTGGCTTACAATACAACGATACTACAGAACAAACTCAGTTACATTGTCATCTGGCAACTTATCGGGAATTGGAAAAACGTGTCAGAAAGTTTTGGGAATTGGAGAACTGTCAGGTTAACTCAACTTGGTCCCTGGAGGAGAAGGAATGTGAAAACAGTTTCACAGCCACCACTGGCCGGGATTCGACTGGGCGCTACGTTGTTTCGCTACCCAAAAAACAAGAGCTTATTGGTCAACTCGGAAATTCGCTGTCAATTGCCACTCGTCGGTTTTACTGCCTAGAGCGACGGTTAGAACGTGATCCACAACTCCGTCGCCAATATTCTGACTTCATGTCTGAATATATTCGTCTTGGACATATGAAATTGATTGATCCAGCGATTAACTCTTCAAACCATAACTACTATTTGCCGCATCATGCTGTTTTCAAACCGGACAGCACTACCACTAAGCTTCGTGTGGTTTTCGACGGTTCATGTAAAACCACTTCTGATTATAGCCTAAACGATTTGCTCCTGAAGGGTCCAACAGTGCAAGATGAAATGATTGTTACAATACTTCGCTTTCGTTCTAAGGCGGTCGCCGTAACTGCTGACATCACGAAAATGTATCGTCAGATTTGGGTAGCTGAAAGTGATCAATCATTGCAAAGAATTCTGTGGAGAAGCTCACCGTCGGAGCCGCTTTGTACGTACGAACTTACAACTGTGACGTATGGTACAACAACTGCACCCTATTTAGCAACTCGCTGTTTACAACAACTAGCAGATgatgaagctaaaaattttccagctgctgTACAAGTTGTGAAAAAGGGATTCTACGTCGACGACCTTATGATTGGATTCGATTCTCTAGAAGAAGCTTCTCTCGCAGTGgttgaaacatcgaaaatgctAGCGTCCGCAGGATTTCCCCTTCGCAAATGGTCATCGAACTGTCCGCAGATTCTTAAACATTTTCCTACAGATCATGTAGAACAATCTTCCGTATTAGAGCTTGATAAATCCGCTCCGATCAAAACTCTTGGCCTCTTAAGGAAACCAAAAAACGACATCCTCCTTTTCAAGATTCCTGAATGGTGCGTGCAATCAAAACCGACAAAGCGAAGCATACTATCTCAGGCTTGCAGCTTGTTTGATCCTTTAGGATTAGTCGGTCCAGCAATAATTCTAGCTAAAATATTCATTCAAACTCTTTGGGAACGAAATTTAGGATGGGACGAGCCATTATCTCAAGAATTGTGTAAAAAATGGGCTCAAATTGCTGGACAACTACCACTGCTCAAGGACCTCAACATTCCACGTTTCGTATTGTGCGACAAAGTGCTCTCAATTCAAATGCATGGCTTTGCTGACGCGTCCCAGTATGCATATGGGGCATGTATTTACTTCCGTTCCGTTTGCGAGTCTGGTGCAGTGGTTTCTCGCTTGATGGTTGCTAAGTCGCGAGTCTCTCCATTGGAAAAACGAAGGCCAACACTAGCAAAACTCGAGCTGTGCGCAGCCAAGCTCTTGGCAAATCTGCAGAAATGGGTTTCTGATTGTACAGCAATACAGTGTCCTGTATACTTGTGGTCAGATTCAACAATTACGCTTCATTGGATTTCGGGTCAGCCTTCAACTTGGGCGGTATTTGTGGCGAACCGTGTTGCAGAAATTCAGAATTTGACAAAATCTGCCACTTGGCTCCACGTCTCAACAGCAGACAATCCAGCAGATCATATTTCGTGCGGACTAACTCCATCGTCTATAATTGGAAACGAACTTTGGTGGCACGGTCCACGCTGGCTTTCGGATCCCTGTAATGAGTGGCCAAAAACATCGACGTTGTGGAAGAATAACAGTCCATCAGATTTGGATCTCGAAAAACGGAGATCAACCGTTTTTTCTGCGATATGCACTACTCCTGGCGATACATGGATTCGACAGTATCTCCAAAATTATAACTCGTTACACAGTGCTCTACGAATTCTCGCTCACTGTATGCGATTTGTTACAAACTGTAAACGTCGCAAGATCGACAGAGTCACAGGATTTCTTTCTGCATCTGAAATATGCGTCGTTGAAGTTACGTTAATTCGACAGATACAGAAAACCGATTTTCGTGAAGATTATACAAGGCTTCAATCTCAGATATCCATTAGCAAAAACTCTTCATTACGCTATTTCAAGCCGATAATGTTGGAAAATGAACAGCTTATAAGAATTGGCGGTCGATTGAAAAACGCGCCGATACCGTTTGGACGCAAACACCCAATTATTTCACCGAAAAATCATCCATTCACGGATCTCATGTTTCTCGATAAACACGAAGAAACGCTTCACACTGGACCTACTAACCTTCTCGCTGCTATTCACCGCCGGTACTGGCCGGTTGACGGACGCAACAAAGCTCGCTCCGTAATCCACAAATGTCACACCTGTTTTCGAAATAAACCAACGTTTGCGCAACAGGTAATGGCTGATTTACCGGCAGTTCGAGTAACGCCTTCTCGCCCATTCACAAATACTGGAGTAGACTTTCTTGGACCTGTCTACATTAAGCCTCCTCGAAAACAAGACGCTATTAAAGCGTACATCTGTGTATTCGTCTGTATGGTAACGAAAGCAGCTCACTTAGAATTAGTGCTCAATCTTACCACCGAAGCATTCCTTGCTGCACTTCGTCGATTCTGTGCTCGTCGTGGTTATCCATTGAACATTTATTGCGACAACGCGACTAACTTCGTAGGCGCAAATAGAAAGCTCCAAGAACTGCGAAAACTATTCCATTCACAACAACATAAACTGCAAGTGGCAGGTGAATCCACTCGTTTTGGAATAACATTTCATTTCATTCCCCCACGTTCACCCTCATTTGGTGGATTATGGGAAGCTTGcgtaaaatcaacaaaaaatatacTAAACCGTGTAACCATGGATGTGCTTCTTTCTCAAGAAGAAATGACTACTACGGTGGC encodes:
- the LOC129719952 gene encoding uncharacterized protein LOC129719952 — encoded protein: MANIEIAGIGGDVATVASHSSVATVASRFNNFRVPLDFVIMEKVTNDLPTWSVDTRDWNVPENVNLADPSFASKGPIDIVIGAQVFFELIRRGHQKIGKDKPLLQNSVFGWLVSGLQYNDTTEQTQLHCHLATYRELEKRVRKFWELENCQVNSTWSLEEKECENSFTATTGRDSTGRYVVSLPKKQELIGQLGNSLSIATRRFYCLERRLERDPQLRRQYSDFMSEYIRLGHMKLIDPAINSSNHNYYLPHHAVFKPDSTTTKLRVVFDGSCKTTSDYSLNDLLLKGPTVQDEMIVTILRFRSKAVAVTADITKMYRQIWVAESDQSLQRILWRSSPSEPLCTYELTTVTYGTTTAPYLATRCLQQLADDEAKNFPAAVQVVKKGFYVDDLMIGFDSLEEASLAVVETSKMLASAGFPLRKWSSNCPQILKHFPTDHVEQSSVLELDKSAPIKTLGLLRKPKNDILLFKIPEWCVQSKPTKRSILSQACSLFDPLGLVGPAIILAKIFIQTLWERNLGWDEPLSQELCKKWAQIAGQLPLLKDLNIPRFVLCDKVLSIQMHGFADASQYAYGACIYFRSVCESGAVVSRLMVAKSRVSPLEKRRPTLAKLELCAAKLLANLQKWVSDCTAIQCPVYLWSDSTITLHWISGQPSTWAVFVANRVAEIQNLTKSATWLHVSTADNPADHISCGLTPSSIIGNELWWHGPRWLSDPCNEWPKTSTLWKNNSPSDLDLEKRRSTVFSAICTTPGDTWIRQYLQNYNSLHSALRILAHCMRFVTNCKRRKIDRVTGFLSASEICVVEVTLIRQIQKTDFREDYTRLQSQISISKNSSLRYFKPIMLENEQLIRIGGRLKNAPIPFGRKHPIISPKNHPFTDLMFLDKHEETLHTGPTNLLAAIHRRYWPVDGRNKARSVIHKCHTCFRNKPTFAQQVMADLPAVRVTPSRPFTNTGVDFLGPVYIKPPRKQDAIKAYICVFVCMVTKAAHLELVLNLTTEAFLAALRRFCARRGYPLNIYCDNATNFVGANRKLQELRKLFHSQQHKLQVAGESTRFGITFHFIPPRSPSFGGLWEACVKSTKNILNRVTMDVLLSQEEMTTTVAQIEACLNSRPLTPLSNDPDDLEALTPGHFLIGAPLQMIPEPDLSSLTPNRLSRRQQMQRVLQSFWSRWYMEYLPTLQRIQRWPGEHPNLSVGDMVLVHEDNLPPTKWPIARVVKTIAGEDKCVRVADVLFGDNKIYRRTIRNMCPLPQDDPKDATDTLDPASTP